A genomic window from Rhinoderma darwinii isolate aRhiDar2 unplaced genomic scaffold, aRhiDar2.hap1 Scaffold_1008, whole genome shotgun sequence includes:
- the TTLL5 gene encoding tubulin polyglutamylase TTLL5 isoform X2, producing the protein MPSQVTRAPADPLCPAEEDYGESSCITWTGGSRRLLVLVFHAESVLSEDPSLRAVGERFRLAYKMVRTDSRLVRSILSAHGFQEVNANSNNFNLMWTGSHVKPHLMRSLASFQKVNHFPRSYELTRKDRLYKNVQRMQQTYNVRNFNLLPQTYLLPGEYQEFCNAFSKDRGPWIVKPVASSRGRGVYLVNSPSQISMEENLLVSRYISNPLLIDGFKFDVRLYVLITSYDPLVIYLYEEGLTSCDNPEVEDYGNKWSMSAMLRYLKQEGKDTAALMSQVEDLIIKTVIAGELPIATACKSFLAHRGNCFELYGFDVLIDGNLRPWLLEVNLSPSLACDAPLDMKVKASMISDMLTLIGVECQDPQQGPGRGAVTLNEKRIHRAQRPLSASDIDSRLQLGSREKNGRSFVLGLSTEEVKVLRRLQDEEARRGGFVRVFPRHDTWSLYSSFLEHKTSLNHMLATHLFPNRSMTNGTCEPRPKLHAALYERKLVSLQLRRARRQGLTRTAALPRPANSGVQEEDEEDPTEHEEQEEVQQQNSPAADSQTSPQVRIMELLQGGANLSKVQARSAFSAYLQRVQSRLQSERDTERSSPKDGEQMELVRRFLDRAAANLQQSVCLKLPSRSASHPEKRRLLAKQLRDFIYLYDQETQQVNGEDLGVTPLDFEAFLAKASERHLEDVLTFYTHKNKSASVFLGGSQGVDTGGKEAEMPPSLISCASGQSVVCVLSEGATAPPSNQRSRPPSARSVLHLPSTAAQSSSCGTWARPVPPARSWTLGSLSSFQSAAQIYSQRLTRAASAQPNVLRTRCGSAGAAKELEDPYHVGAVTASLQRLAERQATRQNSSHLRPLTQQVSRMNIGSSALARLGLRLTRAVHTEGKPQKLEKSSDGTEPPSTSASPISAERSHVSDKIPVSVRPAGVQHGVLQPTPPTTNQLSAPRTVRVMSSDGQKNPGGPLSSDPAPHRSAVIAGCPDGAQIVFARSRPPVPRPGLSSKVQMGGVVCPT; encoded by the exons GGAATCTTCGTGTATCACATGGACCGGGGGCTCGCGGAGGCTCCTCGTTCTGGTGTTTCATGCAGAATCGGTTTTGTCTGAAGATCCGTCGCTGCGTGCGGTGGGGG AGCGCTTTCGCCTGGCCTATAAGATGGTGCGCACAGACAGCCGCCTGGTACGCAGCATCCTCTCTGCCCACGGCTTCCAGGAG GTCAATGCAAACAGCAATAATTTCAACCTGATGTGGACGGGGTCTCACGTAAAGCCGCACCTAATGCGGAGCCTGGCCagtttccagaaggtcaaccatttcCCAAG GTCGTATGAGCTGACCCGTAAAGATCGACTCTACAAGAATGTGCAGCGGATGCAGCAAACGTATAATGTGCGCAACTTCAACCTACTGCCGCAGACCTACCTGCTGCCGGGGGAGTACCAGGAGTTCTGCA ACGCCTTCTCTAAGGATCGTGGCCCCTGGATTGTGAAGCCGGTGGCGTCATCACGTGGACGTGGCGTTTATTTAGTTAACTCT cCCTCTCAGATCAGTATGGAGGAGAATCTGCTGGTGTCTCGGTACATCAGTAACCCTCTGCTGATAGATG GGTTCAAGTTTGATGTCCGGCTGTATGTGCTGATCACCTCCTATGATCCCCTGGTCATTTATCTGTATGAAGAAGGACTCACTAG TTGTGACAACCCTGAAGTGGAGGATTATGGGAATAAATGGAGTATGAGTGCCATGCTGCGGTATTTGAAGCAGGAAGGGAAGGACACAGCTG CCCTCATGTCTCAGGTGGAGGATCTTATCATTAAGACGGTCATCGCGGGGGAACTTCCAATCGCCACAGCCTGCAAGTCCTTCCTGGCCCACAGAGGAAACTGCTTTG AGCTCTATGGGTTTGATGTGCTGATTGATGGGAATCTCAGACCGTGGCTGCTGGAAGTCAATCTGTCTCCGTCCCTGGCTTG TGACGCACCCCTGGATATGAAAGTGAAGGCCAGTATGATCTCTGACATGCTGACCCTGATTG GTGTGGAGTGTCAGGATCCTCAGCAGGGGCCGGGACGTGGAGCTGTCACCTTGAATGAGAAGCGGATCCACAGAGCGCAG CGCCCCCTGTCTGCCAGCGACATAGACAGCAGGCTGCAGCTTGGAAGCAGAGAGAAGAATGGAagaagctttgttctggggctgtccaCCGAGGAG GTAAAAGTCTTACGTCGGCTGCAGGATGAGGAAGCGAGACGCGGCGGTTTTGTCCGCGTTTTCCCCCGACACGATACGTGGTCGCTGTACAG CTCCTTCCTGGAACACAAGACGTCTCTGAATCACATGCTGGCGACGCATCTCTTCCCAAACCG ATCAATGACCAATGGAACCTGTGAGCCCCGACCGAAGCTACACGCGGCGTTGTATGAACGAAAACTGGTGTCGCTGCAGCTGCGCCGCGCCAGGAGACAGGGGCTCACACGTACAGCGG CTTTGCCTCGCCCTGCTAACAGCGGAGTACAGGAGGAAGACGAGGAGGATCCCACTGAACATGAGGAACAAGAAGAGGTGCAGCAGCAGAACAGCCCCGCAGCTGATTCACAGACCTCTCCACAAGTCCGCATCATGGAGCTCTTACAGGGGGGGGCGAACCTCAG TAAGGTCCAGGCTCGTTCGGCTTTCTCTGCCTATTTACAGCGCGTGCAAAGTCGTCTACAGAGTGAGCGAGACACCGAGAGGTCATCACCGAAAGATGGAGAGCAGATG GAGTTGGTGAGGAGGTTTCTGGACAGAGCGGCCGCCAATTTACAGCAGTCGGTGTGTTTGAAGCTGCCGAGCCGGAGCGCCTCCCACCCGGAGAAACGTCGTCTGCTGGCGAAACAACTGAGAGACTTCATCTACCTGTATGACCAG GAGACACAGCAGGTGAACGGTGAGGATTTGGGGGTAACTCCGCTGGATTTTGAGGCGTTTCTAGCCAAGGCCAG TGAGCGCCACCTGGAGGACGTTCTGACCTTTTACACCCACAAGAATAAATCTGCCAGCGTTTTCTTGGGGGGCTCACAGGGTGTGGACACCGGAGGTAAAGAGGCAG AAATGCCACCATCTTTAATCTCCTGCGCCTCCGGTCAGTCCGTGGTCTGTGTGTTGTCGGAGGGGGCCACGGCGCCACCGTCCAATCAGCGTTCACGTCCTCCATCAGCCAGGAGCGTGCTGCACCTTCCCTCTACAGCCGCACAGTCTTCCTCATGCGGGACATGGGCCCGGCCTGTTCCTCCCGCGCGGTCCTGGACGCTGGGATCGTTGTCCTCCTTCCAAAGTGCCGCTCAGATCTACAGCCAGAGACTGACGCGGGCAG CCAGTGCGCAGCCAAATGTCCTGAGGACTCGATGTGGCTCTGCGGGGGCAGCAAAAGAGCTGGAAGACCCTTACCATGTGGGAGCCGTTACAGCATCATTGCAGCGGCTGGCGGAGAGACAGGCAACACGGCAGAACTCCAGTCATCTCCGACCGCTAACACAGCAG GTGTCGCGCATGAACATCGGCAGCAGCGCTCTCGCCAGATTGGGGCTCCGCCTGACCAGAGCCGTTCACACGGAGGGAAAACCCCA GAAGTTGGAGAAGAGCAGTGACGGCACCGAACCCCCCTCCACCAGCGCCTCCCCAATCTCTGCAGAGCGCAGTCACGTCTCGGACAAG ATCCCGGTATCTGTGCGGCCGGCCGGCGTCCAACATGGCGTCCTCCAGCCGACTCCGCCCACCACTAACCAGCTGTCTGCACCCCGCACGGTCCG agtgatgtcatcagaCGGACAGAAGAACCCCGGGGGTCCGCTCAGCAGTGACCCCGCACCTCACCGTAGCGCAGTCATCGCAGGCTGCCCTGATGGAGCCCAAATTGTATTTGCGAGGTCCAGACCACCAGTCCCTCGTCCCGGGTTGTCCAGCAAAGTGCAGATGGGCGGGGTGGTCTGTCCGACGTGA
- the TTLL5 gene encoding tubulin polyglutamylase TTLL5 isoform X1 — protein sequence MPSQVTRAPADPLCPAEEDYGESSCITWTGGSRRLLVLVFHAESVLSEDPSLRAVGERFRLAYKMVRTDSRLVRSILSAHGFQEVNANSNNFNLMWTGSHVKPHLMRSLASFQKVNHFPRSYELTRKDRLYKNVQRMQQTYNVRNFNLLPQTYLLPGEYQEFCNAFSKDRGPWIVKPVASSRGRGVYLVNSPSQISMEENLLVSRYISNPLLIDGFKFDVRLYVLITSYDPLVIYLYEEGLTRFATVRYDRAAKNIKNQFMHLTNYSVNKRSADYVSCDNPEVEDYGNKWSMSAMLRYLKQEGKDTAALMSQVEDLIIKTVIAGELPIATACKSFLAHRGNCFELYGFDVLIDGNLRPWLLEVNLSPSLACDAPLDMKVKASMISDMLTLIGVECQDPQQGPGRGAVTLNEKRIHRAQRPLSASDIDSRLQLGSREKNGRSFVLGLSTEEVKVLRRLQDEEARRGGFVRVFPRHDTWSLYSSFLEHKTSLNHMLATHLFPNRSMTNGTCEPRPKLHAALYERKLVSLQLRRARRQGLTRTAALPRPANSGVQEEDEEDPTEHEEQEEVQQQNSPAADSQTSPQVRIMELLQGGANLSKVQARSAFSAYLQRVQSRLQSERDTERSSPKDGEQMELVRRFLDRAAANLQQSVCLKLPSRSASHPEKRRLLAKQLRDFIYLYDQETQQVNGEDLGVTPLDFEAFLAKASERHLEDVLTFYTHKNKSASVFLGGSQGVDTGGKEAEMPPSLISCASGQSVVCVLSEGATAPPSNQRSRPPSARSVLHLPSTAAQSSSCGTWARPVPPARSWTLGSLSSFQSAAQIYSQRLTRAASAQPNVLRTRCGSAGAAKELEDPYHVGAVTASLQRLAERQATRQNSSHLRPLTQQVSRMNIGSSALARLGLRLTRAVHTEGKPQKLEKSSDGTEPPSTSASPISAERSHVSDKIPVSVRPAGVQHGVLQPTPPTTNQLSAPRTVRVMSSDGQKNPGGPLSSDPAPHRSAVIAGCPDGAQIVFARSRPPVPRPGLSSKVQMGGVVCPT from the exons GGAATCTTCGTGTATCACATGGACCGGGGGCTCGCGGAGGCTCCTCGTTCTGGTGTTTCATGCAGAATCGGTTTTGTCTGAAGATCCGTCGCTGCGTGCGGTGGGGG AGCGCTTTCGCCTGGCCTATAAGATGGTGCGCACAGACAGCCGCCTGGTACGCAGCATCCTCTCTGCCCACGGCTTCCAGGAG GTCAATGCAAACAGCAATAATTTCAACCTGATGTGGACGGGGTCTCACGTAAAGCCGCACCTAATGCGGAGCCTGGCCagtttccagaaggtcaaccatttcCCAAG GTCGTATGAGCTGACCCGTAAAGATCGACTCTACAAGAATGTGCAGCGGATGCAGCAAACGTATAATGTGCGCAACTTCAACCTACTGCCGCAGACCTACCTGCTGCCGGGGGAGTACCAGGAGTTCTGCA ACGCCTTCTCTAAGGATCGTGGCCCCTGGATTGTGAAGCCGGTGGCGTCATCACGTGGACGTGGCGTTTATTTAGTTAACTCT cCCTCTCAGATCAGTATGGAGGAGAATCTGCTGGTGTCTCGGTACATCAGTAACCCTCTGCTGATAGATG GGTTCAAGTTTGATGTCCGGCTGTATGTGCTGATCACCTCCTATGATCCCCTGGTCATTTATCTGTATGAAGAAGGACTCACTAG GTTTGCTACTGTGCGATATGATCGGGCTGCCAAGAACATAAAGAACCAGTTCATGCATTTGACCAACTACAGTGTGAATAAGAGGAGCGCAGACTATGTGAG TTGTGACAACCCTGAAGTGGAGGATTATGGGAATAAATGGAGTATGAGTGCCATGCTGCGGTATTTGAAGCAGGAAGGGAAGGACACAGCTG CCCTCATGTCTCAGGTGGAGGATCTTATCATTAAGACGGTCATCGCGGGGGAACTTCCAATCGCCACAGCCTGCAAGTCCTTCCTGGCCCACAGAGGAAACTGCTTTG AGCTCTATGGGTTTGATGTGCTGATTGATGGGAATCTCAGACCGTGGCTGCTGGAAGTCAATCTGTCTCCGTCCCTGGCTTG TGACGCACCCCTGGATATGAAAGTGAAGGCCAGTATGATCTCTGACATGCTGACCCTGATTG GTGTGGAGTGTCAGGATCCTCAGCAGGGGCCGGGACGTGGAGCTGTCACCTTGAATGAGAAGCGGATCCACAGAGCGCAG CGCCCCCTGTCTGCCAGCGACATAGACAGCAGGCTGCAGCTTGGAAGCAGAGAGAAGAATGGAagaagctttgttctggggctgtccaCCGAGGAG GTAAAAGTCTTACGTCGGCTGCAGGATGAGGAAGCGAGACGCGGCGGTTTTGTCCGCGTTTTCCCCCGACACGATACGTGGTCGCTGTACAG CTCCTTCCTGGAACACAAGACGTCTCTGAATCACATGCTGGCGACGCATCTCTTCCCAAACCG ATCAATGACCAATGGAACCTGTGAGCCCCGACCGAAGCTACACGCGGCGTTGTATGAACGAAAACTGGTGTCGCTGCAGCTGCGCCGCGCCAGGAGACAGGGGCTCACACGTACAGCGG CTTTGCCTCGCCCTGCTAACAGCGGAGTACAGGAGGAAGACGAGGAGGATCCCACTGAACATGAGGAACAAGAAGAGGTGCAGCAGCAGAACAGCCCCGCAGCTGATTCACAGACCTCTCCACAAGTCCGCATCATGGAGCTCTTACAGGGGGGGGCGAACCTCAG TAAGGTCCAGGCTCGTTCGGCTTTCTCTGCCTATTTACAGCGCGTGCAAAGTCGTCTACAGAGTGAGCGAGACACCGAGAGGTCATCACCGAAAGATGGAGAGCAGATG GAGTTGGTGAGGAGGTTTCTGGACAGAGCGGCCGCCAATTTACAGCAGTCGGTGTGTTTGAAGCTGCCGAGCCGGAGCGCCTCCCACCCGGAGAAACGTCGTCTGCTGGCGAAACAACTGAGAGACTTCATCTACCTGTATGACCAG GAGACACAGCAGGTGAACGGTGAGGATTTGGGGGTAACTCCGCTGGATTTTGAGGCGTTTCTAGCCAAGGCCAG TGAGCGCCACCTGGAGGACGTTCTGACCTTTTACACCCACAAGAATAAATCTGCCAGCGTTTTCTTGGGGGGCTCACAGGGTGTGGACACCGGAGGTAAAGAGGCAG AAATGCCACCATCTTTAATCTCCTGCGCCTCCGGTCAGTCCGTGGTCTGTGTGTTGTCGGAGGGGGCCACGGCGCCACCGTCCAATCAGCGTTCACGTCCTCCATCAGCCAGGAGCGTGCTGCACCTTCCCTCTACAGCCGCACAGTCTTCCTCATGCGGGACATGGGCCCGGCCTGTTCCTCCCGCGCGGTCCTGGACGCTGGGATCGTTGTCCTCCTTCCAAAGTGCCGCTCAGATCTACAGCCAGAGACTGACGCGGGCAG CCAGTGCGCAGCCAAATGTCCTGAGGACTCGATGTGGCTCTGCGGGGGCAGCAAAAGAGCTGGAAGACCCTTACCATGTGGGAGCCGTTACAGCATCATTGCAGCGGCTGGCGGAGAGACAGGCAACACGGCAGAACTCCAGTCATCTCCGACCGCTAACACAGCAG GTGTCGCGCATGAACATCGGCAGCAGCGCTCTCGCCAGATTGGGGCTCCGCCTGACCAGAGCCGTTCACACGGAGGGAAAACCCCA GAAGTTGGAGAAGAGCAGTGACGGCACCGAACCCCCCTCCACCAGCGCCTCCCCAATCTCTGCAGAGCGCAGTCACGTCTCGGACAAG ATCCCGGTATCTGTGCGGCCGGCCGGCGTCCAACATGGCGTCCTCCAGCCGACTCCGCCCACCACTAACCAGCTGTCTGCACCCCGCACGGTCCG agtgatgtcatcagaCGGACAGAAGAACCCCGGGGGTCCGCTCAGCAGTGACCCCGCACCTCACCGTAGCGCAGTCATCGCAGGCTGCCCTGATGGAGCCCAAATTGTATTTGCGAGGTCCAGACCACCAGTCCCTCGTCCCGGGTTGTCCAGCAAAGTGCAGATGGGCGGGGTGGTCTGTCCGACGTGA
- the TTLL5 gene encoding tubulin polyglutamylase TTLL5 isoform X3 yields MGNLRVSHGPGARGGSSFWCFMQNRFCLKIRRCVRWGVNANSNNFNLMWTGSHVKPHLMRSLASFQKVNHFPRSYELTRKDRLYKNVQRMQQTYNVRNFNLLPQTYLLPGEYQEFCNAFSKDRGPWIVKPVASSRGRGVYLVNSPSQISMEENLLVSRYISNPLLIDGFKFDVRLYVLITSYDPLVIYLYEEGLTRFATVRYDRAAKNIKNQFMHLTNYSVNKRSADYVSCDNPEVEDYGNKWSMSAMLRYLKQEGKDTAALMSQVEDLIIKTVIAGELPIATACKSFLAHRGNCFELYGFDVLIDGNLRPWLLEVNLSPSLACDAPLDMKVKASMISDMLTLIGVECQDPQQGPGRGAVTLNEKRIHRAQRPLSASDIDSRLQLGSREKNGRSFVLGLSTEEVKVLRRLQDEEARRGGFVRVFPRHDTWSLYSSFLEHKTSLNHMLATHLFPNRSMTNGTCEPRPKLHAALYERKLVSLQLRRARRQGLTRTAALPRPANSGVQEEDEEDPTEHEEQEEVQQQNSPAADSQTSPQVRIMELLQGGANLSKVQARSAFSAYLQRVQSRLQSERDTERSSPKDGEQMELVRRFLDRAAANLQQSVCLKLPSRSASHPEKRRLLAKQLRDFIYLYDQETQQVNGEDLGVTPLDFEAFLAKASERHLEDVLTFYTHKNKSASVFLGGSQGVDTGGKEAEMPPSLISCASGQSVVCVLSEGATAPPSNQRSRPPSARSVLHLPSTAAQSSSCGTWARPVPPARSWTLGSLSSFQSAAQIYSQRLTRAASAQPNVLRTRCGSAGAAKELEDPYHVGAVTASLQRLAERQATRQNSSHLRPLTQQVSRMNIGSSALARLGLRLTRAVHTEGKPQKLEKSSDGTEPPSTSASPISAERSHVSDKIPVSVRPAGVQHGVLQPTPPTTNQLSAPRTVRVMSSDGQKNPGGPLSSDPAPHRSAVIAGCPDGAQIVFARSRPPVPRPGLSSKVQMGGVVCPT; encoded by the exons GGAATCTTCGTGTATCACATGGACCGGGGGCTCGCGGAGGCTCCTCGTTCTGGTGTTTCATGCAGAATCGGTTTTGTCTGAAGATCCGTCGCTGCGTGCGGTGGGGG GTCAATGCAAACAGCAATAATTTCAACCTGATGTGGACGGGGTCTCACGTAAAGCCGCACCTAATGCGGAGCCTGGCCagtttccagaaggtcaaccatttcCCAAG GTCGTATGAGCTGACCCGTAAAGATCGACTCTACAAGAATGTGCAGCGGATGCAGCAAACGTATAATGTGCGCAACTTCAACCTACTGCCGCAGACCTACCTGCTGCCGGGGGAGTACCAGGAGTTCTGCA ACGCCTTCTCTAAGGATCGTGGCCCCTGGATTGTGAAGCCGGTGGCGTCATCACGTGGACGTGGCGTTTATTTAGTTAACTCT cCCTCTCAGATCAGTATGGAGGAGAATCTGCTGGTGTCTCGGTACATCAGTAACCCTCTGCTGATAGATG GGTTCAAGTTTGATGTCCGGCTGTATGTGCTGATCACCTCCTATGATCCCCTGGTCATTTATCTGTATGAAGAAGGACTCACTAG GTTTGCTACTGTGCGATATGATCGGGCTGCCAAGAACATAAAGAACCAGTTCATGCATTTGACCAACTACAGTGTGAATAAGAGGAGCGCAGACTATGTGAG TTGTGACAACCCTGAAGTGGAGGATTATGGGAATAAATGGAGTATGAGTGCCATGCTGCGGTATTTGAAGCAGGAAGGGAAGGACACAGCTG CCCTCATGTCTCAGGTGGAGGATCTTATCATTAAGACGGTCATCGCGGGGGAACTTCCAATCGCCACAGCCTGCAAGTCCTTCCTGGCCCACAGAGGAAACTGCTTTG AGCTCTATGGGTTTGATGTGCTGATTGATGGGAATCTCAGACCGTGGCTGCTGGAAGTCAATCTGTCTCCGTCCCTGGCTTG TGACGCACCCCTGGATATGAAAGTGAAGGCCAGTATGATCTCTGACATGCTGACCCTGATTG GTGTGGAGTGTCAGGATCCTCAGCAGGGGCCGGGACGTGGAGCTGTCACCTTGAATGAGAAGCGGATCCACAGAGCGCAG CGCCCCCTGTCTGCCAGCGACATAGACAGCAGGCTGCAGCTTGGAAGCAGAGAGAAGAATGGAagaagctttgttctggggctgtccaCCGAGGAG GTAAAAGTCTTACGTCGGCTGCAGGATGAGGAAGCGAGACGCGGCGGTTTTGTCCGCGTTTTCCCCCGACACGATACGTGGTCGCTGTACAG CTCCTTCCTGGAACACAAGACGTCTCTGAATCACATGCTGGCGACGCATCTCTTCCCAAACCG ATCAATGACCAATGGAACCTGTGAGCCCCGACCGAAGCTACACGCGGCGTTGTATGAACGAAAACTGGTGTCGCTGCAGCTGCGCCGCGCCAGGAGACAGGGGCTCACACGTACAGCGG CTTTGCCTCGCCCTGCTAACAGCGGAGTACAGGAGGAAGACGAGGAGGATCCCACTGAACATGAGGAACAAGAAGAGGTGCAGCAGCAGAACAGCCCCGCAGCTGATTCACAGACCTCTCCACAAGTCCGCATCATGGAGCTCTTACAGGGGGGGGCGAACCTCAG TAAGGTCCAGGCTCGTTCGGCTTTCTCTGCCTATTTACAGCGCGTGCAAAGTCGTCTACAGAGTGAGCGAGACACCGAGAGGTCATCACCGAAAGATGGAGAGCAGATG GAGTTGGTGAGGAGGTTTCTGGACAGAGCGGCCGCCAATTTACAGCAGTCGGTGTGTTTGAAGCTGCCGAGCCGGAGCGCCTCCCACCCGGAGAAACGTCGTCTGCTGGCGAAACAACTGAGAGACTTCATCTACCTGTATGACCAG GAGACACAGCAGGTGAACGGTGAGGATTTGGGGGTAACTCCGCTGGATTTTGAGGCGTTTCTAGCCAAGGCCAG TGAGCGCCACCTGGAGGACGTTCTGACCTTTTACACCCACAAGAATAAATCTGCCAGCGTTTTCTTGGGGGGCTCACAGGGTGTGGACACCGGAGGTAAAGAGGCAG AAATGCCACCATCTTTAATCTCCTGCGCCTCCGGTCAGTCCGTGGTCTGTGTGTTGTCGGAGGGGGCCACGGCGCCACCGTCCAATCAGCGTTCACGTCCTCCATCAGCCAGGAGCGTGCTGCACCTTCCCTCTACAGCCGCACAGTCTTCCTCATGCGGGACATGGGCCCGGCCTGTTCCTCCCGCGCGGTCCTGGACGCTGGGATCGTTGTCCTCCTTCCAAAGTGCCGCTCAGATCTACAGCCAGAGACTGACGCGGGCAG CCAGTGCGCAGCCAAATGTCCTGAGGACTCGATGTGGCTCTGCGGGGGCAGCAAAAGAGCTGGAAGACCCTTACCATGTGGGAGCCGTTACAGCATCATTGCAGCGGCTGGCGGAGAGACAGGCAACACGGCAGAACTCCAGTCATCTCCGACCGCTAACACAGCAG GTGTCGCGCATGAACATCGGCAGCAGCGCTCTCGCCAGATTGGGGCTCCGCCTGACCAGAGCCGTTCACACGGAGGGAAAACCCCA GAAGTTGGAGAAGAGCAGTGACGGCACCGAACCCCCCTCCACCAGCGCCTCCCCAATCTCTGCAGAGCGCAGTCACGTCTCGGACAAG ATCCCGGTATCTGTGCGGCCGGCCGGCGTCCAACATGGCGTCCTCCAGCCGACTCCGCCCACCACTAACCAGCTGTCTGCACCCCGCACGGTCCG agtgatgtcatcagaCGGACAGAAGAACCCCGGGGGTCCGCTCAGCAGTGACCCCGCACCTCACCGTAGCGCAGTCATCGCAGGCTGCCCTGATGGAGCCCAAATTGTATTTGCGAGGTCCAGACCACCAGTCCCTCGTCCCGGGTTGTCCAGCAAAGTGCAGATGGGCGGGGTGGTCTGTCCGACGTGA